The following nucleotide sequence is from Oenanthe melanoleuca isolate GR-GAL-2019-014 chromosome 5, OMel1.0, whole genome shotgun sequence.
CCCTACAGCCAGGTGGGCACGGGAGGGGCGGGCGGTGTCCgtggcactggggggcactgggtggcactgggggacactgggtggcactggggggcacGGGGGTGCACGCAGGTGGCGGAGGGGCTGCTAGGGTGGCAAccaggtggcactgggggggcaTGAGGTGATGGGGGTGCGTGCAGGTGGTGGGGTGGCGCGCAGGGCTGCACGCAGGTGGCGGGCTGGCTGTTGGGGTGGCACCGGGTGGCAGAGGGTGACACGGAGGTGCACGCAGGTGGTGGTGCGGCCGGCGGGGTGGCGGTGGCGGGGGACAGGCACCCGCAGCACCcacaggaaggaggagggggcGGCGGTGGCGCAGGCGGTGGGTGCCCGGCTCCGGGGGCTGACGGAGGAGGACAGCGTCTTGCTGGAGGCCATGGTGCCCACCGCCCGCCTGCCCGTGCCCCCCCCACGTAAGGCCCCCGCCCTCGGGCGCCCACCACCCTGGGGGGGCGGGAAGAGTCCCCCGGGGTACTCCGGGTTCCTGAAGCTGTGCCGGCCACGTGTCTGTCCcctggggtgggtgggtgggagCCATCGGGGTGCCTAAATTACTGAGATCCTGGGGGAGGGCGTGAGGGTCACCCTGGATACCCACAATCCCCCCGGTTAGGGTTGGGGGACAATTTGCCACCTTGAACTCCCACAGACCCATGGGGAGAGGTGGGGAAGGTCACCCTGGACCCCCAAGGTCCCCCGCGGTGGGGGGGAAATGTCACTCTGGATTCCCAGGatcccctggggcagggcagggtgttGGGGGTGCCCCCCTTTGGCTCCTGACAGTCGCGTGGGGCTGGGGATGACACTGGCCATGCTGTTCCTCTcactccctggggctgggcttaGCCGGGGCCACCACGGTGCCACAGGGAGTCCCAAAAGCCCGCAGAGGAGCGAGAGGTCTGGCAGGGCCGCCCCGTGCCCGTGTGGCGGCCGTGCCTGCCCTGTCCCTTGCcccccaggcagcccagccccgcgGCTGCCCATGGCCCTGCGCATCTGCACCCTCGTCTGTAGGTCCTGGGGGGACCggcctcagctctgccaggtaCAGCACGTCCCCACACCCTGgtggctctgtgtgtccccagcctATGATGGCTGTCCGTGTCCCCATCTCCTGGttgccctgggtgtccccaagcATGGTGGCAGTCTGTGTCTCCAGGCTGTGGTAATCTGTGTGCCACGTCCTTTGTGCCTGTCCACGTCCCCATGCCCTGGTGTCCCGAAGATTGGTGGCCATCCACATTCATGCCTTGGGTCAACGTGCCACCCACGTCCCTATGCCCTGGTGGCAGCTGGTGTCCCCACACATGCGTGGGTGTCCCCACAGGTGGCCTGCGCCGTGGGACGCGCGGAGAGCCCGGTGCGTCACGGCGCGGCGCTGCCCCAGGGCCTGGactccagcctgcagcagtggggGGTGGTGGCCCCCAGCCAGCGGCAGGCGCTGGCCGCGCGGCTGCGGGAGGCCACCGAGGCCGCCGTGGCCGCCCTCCTGGCCACCGAGGCCGAGCTGAGCCCGCAGCAGCGCGGTGGCACCCGTGCCCACACCGACATCCTGGGTGAGCGCGGCGCGGGTGACACCGCCGGTGCCCGCGGCCACCCCGCGGTGCTGAGCGCGGTGTCCCCGTCCCCAGGCGTGGACTTCCTGCTGGCGTGCGTGGATGACGCGCTGGAGCTGGTGGCCCTGGCCACCAACAGCCGGCGATGCCTGGAGACCTGCGTGCTGGCCGAGGCCATGGGGCGCGGCGTGGGCGAGCCCCGCGGGGACCTGCCGCGGCTGCTGGCCGAGGCCATGCTGCACCGGGCGCAGTGCCACCTGGTCGAGGGCAAGGACATCCTGCTCATCGGGGCCGGGGGCGTCAGCAAGAGCTTCGTGTGGGAGGCGGCCCGCGACTACGGGCTGAGGGTGAGCGAGCGAGGAGCTCGGGCCACCAGCGGTCTCAGGGTGGCGAGGGGTGGCACAGCCGCGGTGCCAGGGACGGCTGTCCTCCGGTGACGCCTCTCCGGGCCCGCAGATCCACCTGGTGGAGTCGGACCCAGAGCACTTCGCGGCGGGGCTGGTACAGACCTTCCTGCCCTACGACAGCCGGGAGCACCGGCGGGACGAGGAGCACGCGGAGcgggtgctggagctgctgcgcTCCCGGGGGCTGCGGCCCCACGCCTGCCTCTCCTACTGGGACGACTGCGTGGTGCTGGCGGCCCTGGTGTGCCAGGGTCTGGGGCtgcgcggccccgcgcccgccgccgtGCGGGTGGCCAAGCAGAAGAGCCGCACGCACCGGCACCTGCAGCGCTgccgccgcggccgcccgccgcccgccgccttCGCCGTGCCCTGCCGCCGCCTGCAGAGCCACGGCGACGTggagcgggcggcgggcgcCGTGCCCTTCCCCGCCGTGGCCAAGCTGGAGTTCGGCGCGGGCGGCGTGGGCGTGCGGCTGGTGGAGAACGCCGGGCAGTGCCACGCTCACGCCGCCCGGCTGTGGAGGGACCTGCGCGACGACGCCGACCACCCGGGCAtcgggctgggctggggcaacGCCATGCTGCTCATGGAGTACGTGCCGGGCACCGAGCACGACGTGGACCTGGTGGTCTTCGAGGGGCGGCTGCTGGGCGCGTGGGTGTCGGACAACGGCCCCACGCGTGTCCCCGCCTTCCTGGAGACGGCGGcctgcctgccctcctgcctgcccgCCGACCGGCAGGCGCAGCTGGTGCGGGCGGCGCTGGAGTGCTGCCGGGCGTGCGGGCTGCGCGACGGCGTCTTCAACGTGGAGCTCAAGCtggggccggcggggccgcgcctGCTGGAGATCAACCCCCGCATGGGGGGCTTCTACCTGCGCGACTGGATCCGCGAGGTCTACGGCCCCGACCTGCTGCTGGCCGCCGTGCTGGTGGCGCTGGGCGTGCCGCCGGTGCTGCCCGCTCGCCCCGCGCCCCGCACGCACCTGGCCGGGGTGATGTGCCTGGGCTCGGAGCACGGCGAGACCctggcgggcggcggcggcatGGAGGCTCTGCGGGAGCTGCACGGCCGCGGGCTCGTCCGCCTCAACCGGCTCTTCGAGGAGCCCGAGGGGGCCGGCGAGTACGAGGAGCCGCTGCTGAGCGTGGCGTGCGCCGGGGCCACGCTGGCCGAGGCCTGCGAGCgcctgctggggctctgccaggggctgggcatCGACTCCCCGCGATATCCCGTGGAGCATTTCTTGTCCCACTTCAAATAGCGCCGGGCAGGCAGCGGGGAGAGCGGGGGAATGGGTGCCCTGGCACGTCCCGGCAccccctcccgccgccccgccgcccctccccGGCATCCCCCCAGCACCCCATCCCGCAGCCTGGCACCCCCGCACCACCCTGGATCCCAGTCACCTGCACTGCCACCCCATTGCCTAGCATTCCCCTTCATCCTGGCAGCCCATCCCCTGGCATCCTGACATCCCACCCACTGGGATCCTCCTTTTAACCTGGCACTCCATCCCCTGGCATCCCCCAAATCTCCTAGTGCCCCATCCCCTGGCATTCTGAAACCCTGTCTCCTGGCACCCTCCCGCTATTCTGACACTCCCAATCGCTGGCAtcccctgtgtcctggcacCAGATTCCCTGGTATCCATCCTGGCACTTCATCCTTCCACCGCACTGACACCCCTCACCCTAAGGATCCCCCTCTCCCAGTCCAGGTACCCTAGCCCTGGCACCCCAAGCCCTGCTTAGCACCTCattccctgcttcccagcacTCCCCCCTTTTTCCCTACCGTCCCTCCCTGTCCTCCCACCCTTTCCCTACAGTCTCTGCCCCCAGCGTCCCCTGTCCCTGAAGATGGGGTTCCCATGCCTGGGACATATAGGGGGACACTGgcccctgctgtccccgtgCCATCCCCAGGGTGGGGGCAGCCAGGACCCCCCCGAGGCACCCGAGGCCACCCCATGAGAGCAGCAGGTGAAGCTTCAGGTGTGTTGGCGCCTGCTGGCATGGGGAGACCCTACAATAACAAACCATTATGAGGGGACCCCATAATGGCAAAGAATTATTTGGACATCCCATAATAACAAAGACGTGTGGAGACCCCACAATAACACATCAGTGAGGGGAGACCCCACAGTAACTGACTGATGTGGGGAGACCCCACAACGAGACCCTTGAAGGGAAGACCCTACAATAACAAAGTGGCATGGGGAGAACCCAAAGTAACAAACCTGTGTGGGGAGACCCTACAATAGCATACCTTGAGTGGGAGACCCCACAATAACAAACTGGCATGGAGAGACCCTATAATAACAAAGGGGTACCCAGGGATTCCCTGGAGCAGTTCGGAAAACCCTCTGGGAAGAGACTTGTGTGGGGAACCCCTGTGATATAGGGCTGTCACTGGGGGGGCCCTACAGCAACACCAGAGACTCTACACTAATGCCCAGCCCCTGTAGTGTCCGGGATCCTACAATAACACAGGCACCCTACAATAACAGAACCCCTGTAGTGCCTCTGACCCTACAATAACAGCAGTGACCCTACAATAACACCCGTGACCCTACAATAACACCCAGATCCTACAGCCCTCACGACCCTACAATAACACCAGACATCCTACAATAACACAAAGACCCTGTAGTGCCTGAGAGCCTGCAATAACACACAGCCACTTTAGTGCCTGAAACCCTCCAATAAACCCCAGTCCCTGTAGTGCCCCTGACCCTACAATAACACCAGTGACCCTACAATAACACACAGCCCCTGTAGTGCCCCTAGTGCATAACACCCTGCAATAACACACGGCCCCACAATAACAGCCGTGACCCCACAACCG
It contains:
- the CARNS1 gene encoding carnosine synthase 1 produces the protein MLSMSQPSPEPVPSPEEQEWAGPEALCPGWLEDEAPDGEVPGDSGDPDSATHAYERLQSALCQEGLPPTLDCSAEPRTGFGPLDMTVCILGSPTPFLPVLLEGGTRCPGAMVLCLSPTWASRVPSEVSPGSWSLLLSRGVSFKVGGHSALETFVPPRRANYVTGTFAPGDPEGGWVGELARDLDCPTGGSVPLAHRLEDTLVARWVLAARANLPVPPTLAFVLGTRGDLPAEPAAPGVRLVRLEDPQGQQSLVQEEVGAFLGGTAMEPYSQVVVRPAGWRWRGTGTRSTHRKEEGAAVAQAVGARLRGLTEEDSVLLEAMVPTARLPVPPPRSPAPRLPMALRICTLVCRSWGDRPQLCQVACAVGRAESPVRHGAALPQGLDSSLQQWGVVAPSQRQALAARLREATEAAVAALLATEAELSPQQRGGTRAHTDILGVDFLLACVDDALELVALATNSRRCLETCVLAEAMGRGVGEPRGDLPRLLAEAMLHRAQCHLVEGKDILLIGAGGVSKSFVWEAARDYGLRIHLVESDPEHFAAGLVQTFLPYDSREHRRDEEHAERVLELLRSRGLRPHACLSYWDDCVVLAALVCQGLGLRGPAPAAVRVAKQKSRTHRHLQRCRRGRPPPAAFAVPCRRLQSHGDVERAAGAVPFPAVAKLEFGAGGVGVRLVENAGQCHAHAARLWRDLRDDADHPGIGLGWGNAMLLMEYVPGTEHDVDLVVFEGRLLGAWVSDNGPTRVPAFLETAACLPSCLPADRQAQLVRAALECCRACGLRDGVFNVELKLGPAGPRLLEINPRMGGFYLRDWIREVYGPDLLLAAVLVALGVPPVLPARPAPRTHLAGVMCLGSEHGETLAGGGGMEALRELHGRGLVRLNRLFEEPEGAGEYEEPLLSVACAGATLAEACERLLGLCQGLGIDSPRYPVEHFLSHFK